One window of the Dermacentor andersoni chromosome 10, qqDerAnde1_hic_scaffold, whole genome shotgun sequence genome contains the following:
- the LOC126544547 gene encoding proteasome assembly chaperone 1-like — MATFFGEVLPIHSRAVDDNEDENAESPSVYFDLDQKYHDVPSLPAYDLVCVATGVAPSIFVQCYLVPDSHQVLGTIRLNRTKQQDSNDPSGVWGLDYSRRPDVLGKLLHYSDHGGGVLYCLCDKEVPLESCAPIARHFVELSKSPRVTSVSFAALPASDYKSKGRPEFPLLRQLRTFGSARNGTEDAIPDLETPNTVSGMCAAMLTECEVGDMPGTLFVLYTDAPEVDSTVVRALEPTLRLNCLQALNQPLDNCRNELLRRVRDAKIDRGYLYF, encoded by the coding sequence ATGGCGACCTTTTTCGGTGAAGTCCTGCCGATTCACTCGCGAGCCGTTGACGACAATGAGGACGAGAACGCCGAGTCGCCCAGCGTCTACTTCGACCTCGACCAGAAGTACCACGACGTCCCGTCGCTTCCCGCCTACGACCTCGTTTGCGTCGCTACTGGAGTGGCACCCAGTATTTTCGTGCAATGCTACTTGGTACCGGACTCCCACCAAGTTCTCGGTACCATCCGGTTGAACCGGACAAAGCAGCAGGACTCCAACGACCCATCGGGTGTCTGGGGGCTCGACTACAGCCGTCGTCCCGACGTCCTCGGTAAACTGCTCCACTATTCGGATCACGGCGGTGGCGTGTTGTACTGCTTGTGCGACAAAGAAGTGCCGTTGGAGAGCTGCGCGCCAATCGCCCGCCACTTCGTCGAGCTCTCCAAGTCTCCGCGCGTCACGTCTGTGTCGTTCGCGGCGTTGCCGGCGAGCGATTACAAGTCCAAGGGCAGGCCCGAGTTCCCGCTTCTGAGGCAGCTTCGCACGTTCGGCTCGGCCAGGAACGGCACGGAGGACGCCATACCGGACCTGGAGACACCGAACACGGTGTCGGGAATGTGCGCCGCCATGCTGACCGAATGCGAGGTGGGCGACATGCCCGGAACGCTGTTTGTCCTCTACACCGACGCGCCCGAGGTGGACTCGACGGTGGTGCGGGCGCTCGAACCGACGCTGAGGTTGAACTGTTTGCAGGCCCTGAATCAGCCGCTGGACAATTGCAGGAACGAGCTCCTGAGGCGCGTTCGGGACGCCAAGATCGACCGTGGGTACCTGTACTTCTGA